From one Coffea eugenioides isolate CCC68of chromosome 11, Ceug_1.0, whole genome shotgun sequence genomic stretch:
- the LOC113752895 gene encoding aspartate--tRNA ligase 2, cytoplasmic-like has translation MADVSKEGGEGTMGEEEAAAGKKFSKKEAAKLERQRKRQEHAAAAALSAVSIDETDPLASNYGDVPLIELQSKAVTGRKWTEVADLTEELKDQVVLIRGRAQTIRAVGKKMAFLVVREKGFTVQCVLTVTPDVLSGQMVKYAAALSKESIIDVEGVVSVPKDPIKGASQQVEVQVRKLYCVSKAIPILPINIEDAARSDAEIEKAEQAGEKLVRVNQDTRLNNRFLDLRTPANQAIFRVQCQVGTLFRQFLLSEGCIEIHTPKLIPGSSEGGSAVFKLEYKGQPACLAQSPQLHKQMAICADFGRVFEIGPVFRAEDSFTHRHLCEFVGLDVEMEIKEHYSEVMDVVDRLFVSMFDSINQNCKKELDAIGRQYPFEPLKYLPKTLRLTFEEGIQILKEAGVEVDPLGDLNTETERKLGQLVFEKYGTEFYILHRYPLAVRPFYTMPCYDNPAYSNSFDVFIRGEEIISGAQRVHVPEFLAQRAESCGIDVRTISTYIDSFRCGAPTHGGFGVGLERVVMLYCALNNVRKTSLFPRDPQRLAP, from the exons ATGGCAGACGTATCTAAAGAAGGAGGAGAAGGGACAATGGGGGAGGAGGAGGCGGCGGCCGGAAAGAAGTTCTCCAAGAAGGAAGCTGCCAAGCTCGAACGCCAGAGAAAGCGGCAGGAGCACGCGGCGGCGGCGGCTTTGTCGGCCGTCTCGATTGACGAGACCGATCCATTGGCTTCCAATTACGGAGACGTGCCGTTGATTGAGCTCCAGTCCAAGGCCGTGACGGGGCGGAAGTGGACCGAGGTGGCTGATTTGACTGAGGAATTGAAAGATCAGGTGGTCTTGATCCGAGGTAGGGCGCAAACCATTCGAGCCGTCGGGAAAAAAATGGCTTTTTTGGTGGTGAGGGAAAAGGGTTTTACTGTACAGTGTGTGTTGACGGTGACGCCGGATGTTCTCAGCGGGCAGATGGTGAAGTACGCCGCAGCATTGAGTAAGGAATCTATAATTGACGTCGAAGGCGTGGTTTCAGTCCCTAAAGACCCCATTAAAGGCGCTTCTCAGCAG GTGGAAGTACAAGTGAGGAAACTTTATTGCGTTAGCAAAGCTATCCCTATACTGCCTATAAATATTGAGGATGCTGCCAGAAGTGATGCTGAAATTGAAAAAGCTGAGCAG GCTGGAGAGAAACTTGTTCGTGTTAATCAGGATACTCGTCTGAATAACAGATTTCTCGACCTACGCACACCTGCTAATCAGGCAATATTCCGCGTTCAATGTCAAGTTGGGACG TTATTTAGGCAGTTTTTGCTATCTGAAGGGTGTATTGAGATCCATACACCCAAACTGATACCTGGTTCTAGTGAAGGGGGTTCAGCTGTATTTAAGCTGGAGTACAAAGGGCAACCTGCATGTCTTGCTCAGTCACCTCAGCTCCACAAACAAATGGCAATCTGTGCTGATTTTGGGCGCGTCTTTGAGATTGGTCCTGTTTTCAGAGCTGAAGATTCATTTACACATAGACATTTGTGTGAGTTTGTAGGTCTTGATGTTGAAATGGAGATAAAGGAACATTATTCAGAG GTGATGGATGTTGTTGATCGCTTATTTGTGTCCATGTTTGACAGTATAAATCAGAACTGTAAAAAGGAGCTTGATGCCATTGGCAGACAATATCCTTTTGAGCCTTTAAAG TACTTGCCCAAGACGTTGCGGCTTACATTTGAAGAAGGAATTCAAATTCTGAAG GAAGCAGGGGTTGAAGTTGATCCCCTTGGGGACCTGAACACAGAAACAGAAAGAAAACTGGGACAGCTTGTGTTTGAGAA GTATGGCACAGAGTTCTACATACTTCATCGCTATCCTTTGGCTGTCCGGCCATTTTATACAATGCCTTGTTATGATAATCCTGCTTATAGTAATTCCTTTGATGTTTTTATAAGAG GTGAAGAAATTATATCTGGAGCTCAACGTGTCCATGTACCTGAGTTTTTGGCTCAACGTGCTGAATCATGTGGCATTGATGTCAGGACAATATCAACATATATTGATTCATTTAG ATGTGGTGCACCTACTCACGGTGGCTTTGGAGTAGGATTGGAGCGTGTGGTTATGCTTTATTGTGCATTGAACAATGTCCGTAAGACATCACTTTTCCCCCGTGACCCGCAAAGACTTGCTCCATGA